In Gossypium raimondii isolate GPD5lz chromosome 12, ASM2569854v1, whole genome shotgun sequence, a single window of DNA contains:
- the LOC105762995 gene encoding pentatricopeptide repeat-containing protein At1g05600: protein MSIRWPRFLTPTHLSQIISTQKNPLTALQIFNQAQQKYPNYRHNGPVYATMINILGNSGRILEMKQAIDQMKDDSCECKDSVFVGAIRTFARAGMVNEAVSLFNSIPQFNCVNFTESFNTILGIVLKESNFKAAHKLFLDNCWRLEVKSRVKSLNLLMEGLCQFKKSDLALNIFQEMDFQGCYPDRESYRILMKGLCDDGRLDEAIHLLYSMFWRISQKGSGEDIVIYRILLDALCDNGKVEEALGILGKVLRKGLKAPNSCRQRLDLSKCRGGEDSEATKRLINEALIRGGVPSMGSYSAMAIDLYGEGRVDEGEKVLDEMRKRGFWPSLSMYEAKAEALSKKGRVSEVVKIIEEDMIEGICVPSVRLYNIVLKCVCNAGDSEVAVGYLKKMAKQVGCVADKETYSILVNGLCKDGKFVEASGVLEEMLIKSHWPGAETYNILIKGLCSMGRQYEAVIWLEEMVSQGMLPDISIWNSLVACVCCKMSDIDFWYEGGLTL from the coding sequence ATGAGCATTAGATGGCCAAGATTTTTAACTCCAACACATCTCTCTCAAATTATATCAACTCAAAAGAACCCATTAACTGCGCTCCAAATCTTCAACCAAGCCCAACAAAAATACCCCAACTATCGTCACAATGGTCCCGTTTATGCCACCATGATCAACATTCTTGGGAACTCTGGTCGAATTTTAGAGATGAAGCaagcaattgatcaaatgaAAGACGATTCTTGTGAGTGCAAAGACTCAGTTTTTGTCGGGGCTATCAGAACTTTTGCAAGAGCTGGAATGGTAAATGAGGCTGTCAGTCTCTTTAACAGCATTCCTCAATTCAATTGTGTCAATTTTACTGAATCTTTTAATACCATTTTGGGAATAGTGCTGAAGGAGTCTAATTTTAAAGCAGCACATAAGCTGTTTTTGGATAACTGTTGGAGGTTGGAAGTGAAATCTCGGGTGAAATCATTGAACTTATTAATGGAAGGGCTTTGTCAATTTAAAAAATCCGATCTTGCCTtgaatatttttcaagaaatgGATTTTCAAGGTTGTTACCCTGATAGAGAAAGTTATCGGATTTTAATGAAGGGTTTATGTGATGATGGGAGGTTAGATGAAGCTATCCATTTGCTATATTCAATGTTTTGGAGGATTTCCCAAAAGGGTAGTGGTGAAGATATCGTGATTTATAGGATTTTATTGGATGCTTTATGTGATAATGGGAAGGTTGAAGAAGCTTTAGGAATTCTTGGCAAGGTTTTGAGAAAGGGTTTAAAGGCTCCTAACAGTTGTCGACAACGACTTGATTTAAGTAAATGTAGAGGTGGGGAAGATTCAGAAGCCACTAAACGCTTGATTAATGAAGCCTTGATAAGAGGTGGAGTTCCTAGTATGGGTAGCTACAGTGCTATGGCCATTGATTTATATGGTGAAGGTAGAGTGGATGAGGGTGAGAAAGTGCTTGATGAAATGCGTAAGAGAGGGTTTTGGCCATCATTGTCCATGTATGAAGCGAAGGCAGAAGCTTTGAGTAAGAAAGGGAGAGTTAGTGAAGTAGTGAAAATAATTGAAGAGGATATGATAGAGGGAATATGTGTTCCAAGTGTCAGGTTGTATAACATTGTACTGAAATGCGTTTGTAATGCAGGGGATTCAGAAGTAGCTGTTGGATATTTGAAGAAGATGGCCAAGCAGGTTGGTTGTGTAGCTGACAAAGAAACATACAGCATTTTGGTGAATGGGTTGTGCAAAGATGGTAAATTTGTTGAAGCAAGTGGGGTTTTGGAGGAGATGCTGATCAAATCTCATTGGCCTGGTGCTGAAACTTATAACATACTTATAAAGGGGCTTTGCTCAATGGGTAGGCAATATGAAGCTGTGATTTGGTTAGAAGAGATGGTTAGTCAGGGGATGCTGCCAGACATTTCAATATGGAACTCATTGGTTGCATGTGTGTGTTGTAAAATGAGCGACATAGATTTTTGGTATGAGGGCGGTTTAACCCTGTAA